The Chloroflexota bacterium nucleotide sequence AAGCTCCGTAGTCGATATCTTCCAGTGCCGCTTCCTGGCGAAGCCTGGCCTTTTTGAGCAATCTTCTGAGCCGCAGATTATCACGATGGGTCTTCTCGTCCTGCACCAGCAGTCCGACTTGCTCGAAATATCAGACTTGCAGGAGCAGTCTTTGGCGAAGTGGTGATTCAATAGGGAAAGTGGGCATCTCAGGGTAGTCGTGCGCTTCGCAATTTGTTGCTGCTTGGTTAACATTTAGCCAGATTGTTGTCTACCGCTGCGAGATGAATGTGTGCAAGCCGTCTTCATAGCGTTTGCCTGATGTGATGAAGCCGTTATTGTGGGTACCAGTAGTCTCGAGGAATTTCTTTGGCTCCTTTGCTGATTCAAATAGTTTCTGACCATTGTCAAAGGGCATTATTTCATCGTCGCGGCTGTGAACAATCAGGACGGGGCAATCTACTCTGCCCAGGTACTCCGCCGTATTGTATTCAAAGCGTAATAACAGTCTAACGGGAAGGTAGGGATACAGTCCGGCAGCAATATCGGGAAGAGACGTGAATGTTGACTCAAGGATAAGCGCTCCCGGTGTGTGGCTCTGAGCCAGCCATGAGGCAACCGCGCCTCCAAGCGACCGGCCAAAAATAATGACCTCGTTTGGTTTCACTTGACGCTCCTCAATCAGGTACCGCCACGCAGCCTCTGCATCTTTGTATGTGCCCTGCTCGGTGGGCTTTCCCTCACTCTGGCCATAACCCCGGTAGTCAAAGATGAAAACATCTAGTCCAAGCTGATGAAATATTTGAATAGAATCCAATCGGTGCGATATGTTACCAGCATTGCCATGACAGAATAGAATCACACCCCTGGCACTTTTGCTGGGAACGAACCAGCCGGAGAGCTGGACTCCATCCGTAGTTTCAAAAGAGACGCTCTCAAATTGAAGTCCGATGCTATGCGGGGTGACTGATAGGACTCGTTCAGGATAGTAAATATAGTGGGACTGAAAAATGAAGAGGAAGCCGGCAAAGACTAGGTAGACGCCAGCGATGGTGATAACAATCCAGATGCCTAACATAGGAAGACCTTTCAACTTCACTGCACTTTGTCCAATTGACCTCATCTGCCTGCTCGCAGGAATCACCTTTGTAAATATGGCGGATGTAACCTGTGAGAAAGCCGCAGGACTCAGTAAGAGTTAAAGGACGCGATTTTTTCCATTGGCCCTCTGCTATGTTCTGAACATGTTTTTTCCCTATCGTAATAGCCTAACGCTATTAGGATATCTATCTTTTTACGATGTGGGATTTCTAATACTGATTTTACCGCCCTTTCATTAAACCAACCTATCCAGCAAGTTCCAAGACCCAAGTCCTCAGCCTGGAGTACGAAATGCTCAATAGCCACCCCTATATCTATAAGGTAATATTTCGTGCCCCGGAACATACCGCCGATTCTGGCCAAAAACTTAGACTTTTCGGAGACCACGACAACCATAACGGGGGCCATTTTGCAAAAGGAATTCATCGAATATATACCGCGGAAAGCAGCATCGCCTAGCTTATCCTTCAACTGACTATCATCCACGACTATGAACTTCCACGGTTGTGAATTACAGGCGGAAGGAGCTAGTCTTGCCGCCTCAAGGCACATCATTATCTTTTTTCGCTCGACAGGTCTATCCAAGAAATCCCTAATGCTTTTTCTGTGTTTTAGTAGGTCTAAAAGAGCCATAATTTTGTTTCTCTATACTTAATTTCGGCAGCTATAACCTGATAACTAATCCTAATTCTGATCAGTGTCCTTGTCAATATGGGGGATGGGTTATTGGCGGTTATATTAGATATGCTATACGAGAAACTGTTATTGAACTGATTGGCCTTTCCATCCATTGATTTGCAAATCCTGACCGTGGTAGTATACTGCCAAGGTTCACTCTTCCTTAGATTATGATACTGGAGGAGGTCTCACTAATGACAATCAAGATTGTTACTGATAGCACTGCTGACTTGTCACCAGAGTTAATTAAAAAGTTTGGAATTACCGTGGTTCCTTTATACGTGTGCTTTGGGAAAGATGTATACCGTGACCGGGAGGAAATCAACGAAGACGATTTTTATCAGAGGTTGCTGCAAGACCCCACGCATCCCACTACCACGCAGCCGACTCCGCATGATTTTGCTGAAGTCTATCGCCAGCTTTCCTCTAAGGCTGATGGAATTATTTCTATTCACATCTCCGAGAAACTAAGCGGTACTTGCAACTCAGCGTTGCAGGGTAAAAAACTAGTGGAGAAGGGATGTCCCATCGAGGTGATCGACTCGAAGACGACATCAATGGCTCTGGGGCTACTAGTTATGGCGGCAGCTACTATAGCCAAAA carries:
- a CDS encoding alpha/beta hydrolase, encoding MRSIGQSAVKLKGLPMLGIWIVITIAGVYLVFAGFLFIFQSHYIYYPERVLSVTPHSIGLQFESVSFETTDGVQLSGWFVPSKSARGVILFCHGNAGNISHRLDSIQIFHQLGLDVFIFDYRGYGQSEGKPTEQGTYKDAEAAWRYLIEERQVKPNEVIIFGRSLGGAVASWLAQSHTPGALILESTFTSLPDIAAGLYPYLPVRLLLRFEYNTAEYLGRVDCPVLIVHSRDDEIMPFDNGQKLFESAKEPKKFLETTGTHNNGFITSGKRYEDGLHTFISQR
- a CDS encoding nitroreductase family protein, whose amino-acid sequence is MALLDLLKHRKSIRDFLDRPVERKKIMMCLEAARLAPSACNSQPWKFIVVDDSQLKDKLGDAAFRGIYSMNSFCKMAPVMVVVVSEKSKFLARIGGMFRGTKYYLIDIGVAIEHFVLQAEDLGLGTCWIGWFNERAVKSVLEIPHRKKIDILIALGYYDREKTCSEHSRGPMEKIASFNSY